From the Kitasatospora viridis genome, one window contains:
- a CDS encoding cupin domain-containing protein, whose product MSGLVLPPGGGRKLVGPAQHVTFKITGERSTVGSVFEVVVPVGFDVGAHRHTRSEEFFYVLEGEVDMFAFEPEVRTAGGWQHWRSAEGDTVRRGTPGSLIHIPPGVPHGFANAGDTPARMLFQAAPPPDHERYFEELLELLADGEPPAGAVDELRRRWDIEQLTPLRPGVPLPAE is encoded by the coding sequence GTGAGCGGGCTGGTACTGCCGCCGGGCGGCGGGCGCAAGCTGGTCGGGCCGGCCCAGCACGTCACCTTCAAGATCACCGGAGAACGGTCGACGGTCGGCTCGGTCTTCGAGGTGGTGGTGCCGGTCGGCTTCGACGTCGGCGCCCACCGGCACACCCGCAGCGAGGAGTTCTTCTACGTGCTGGAGGGCGAGGTCGACATGTTCGCCTTCGAGCCCGAGGTGCGCACGGCCGGCGGCTGGCAGCACTGGCGCTCGGCGGAGGGCGACACGGTGCGCCGGGGCACCCCCGGCTCGCTGATCCACATCCCGCCGGGCGTGCCGCACGGCTTCGCCAACGCCGGCGACACCCCGGCCCGGATGCTCTTCCAGGCCGCCCCGCCCCCCGACCACGAGCGCTACTTCGAGGAACTGCTGGAGCTGCTGGCCGACGGCGAGCCCCCGGCCGGCGCCGTCGACGAGCTGCGCCGCCGCTGGGACATCGAGCAGCTGACGCCGCTGCGGCCGGGGGTGCCGCTGCCGGCCGAGTGA
- a CDS encoding cytochrome P450: protein MTDRETVFWTVGELDELAFDPVMADAVGRESLGRVRLPHGEGEAWLAGKYADVTKVTSDPRFSRALLLEHDVTRMAPNPIPLPDAVGFADPPEHTRLRRAASRAFTGKKIDERRPRAEELADRLITAMVERGAPGELMADYYDRFALHGMSELMGIPEADREQFAEWTKQIISARHDPAVSERAKHEIGAYVDGLAEQRLVEPRDDLISHLLEGERAGELTRDQLVAFAVLMQISGVNSVRLNSGTMGYILLSRPELWQRLVAEPELLPQAVEELLRWLPHRNAVGQARIATEEVELGGAVVKAGEAVHSSYLAANRDPAVFERPHELDFDRQPNPHLAFGHGPHYCVGANFARMETQVMLRSLLDRLPGLELAVAPSEVEWRKGELIRGPRALPVRW, encoded by the coding sequence ATGACTGATCGGGAAACGGTGTTCTGGACGGTCGGCGAGCTGGACGAGCTCGCCTTCGACCCGGTGATGGCGGACGCGGTGGGGCGCGAGTCGCTCGGCCGGGTCCGGCTGCCGCACGGGGAGGGGGAGGCCTGGCTGGCCGGCAAGTACGCCGACGTCACCAAGGTCACCTCGGACCCGCGGTTCAGCCGGGCGCTGCTGCTGGAGCACGACGTCACCCGGATGGCGCCCAACCCGATCCCGCTGCCGGACGCGGTGGGCTTCGCCGACCCGCCCGAGCACACCCGGCTGCGGCGGGCCGCCTCGCGCGCCTTCACCGGCAAGAAGATCGACGAACGGCGCCCGCGCGCCGAGGAGTTGGCCGACCGGCTGATCACCGCGATGGTCGAGCGCGGCGCCCCCGGCGAGCTGATGGCCGACTACTACGACCGGTTCGCGCTGCACGGGATGAGCGAGCTGATGGGCATCCCGGAGGCGGACCGCGAGCAGTTCGCCGAGTGGACCAAGCAGATCATCAGCGCCCGGCACGACCCGGCGGTCAGCGAGCGGGCCAAGCACGAGATCGGCGCCTACGTCGACGGGTTGGCCGAGCAGCGGCTCGTCGAGCCGCGCGACGACCTGATCAGCCACCTGCTGGAGGGCGAGCGCGCGGGCGAGCTGACCCGCGACCAACTGGTCGCCTTCGCGGTGCTGATGCAGATCAGCGGCGTCAACTCGGTGCGGCTGAACAGCGGCACCATGGGCTACATCCTGCTCAGCCGCCCGGAGTTGTGGCAGCGGCTGGTGGCCGAGCCGGAGCTGTTGCCGCAGGCCGTCGAGGAGCTGCTGCGCTGGCTGCCGCACCGCAACGCTGTCGGCCAGGCCCGGATCGCCACCGAGGAGGTGGAGTTGGGCGGCGCGGTGGTCAAGGCCGGCGAGGCGGTGCACTCCTCCTACCTGGCCGCCAACCGCGACCCGGCGGTCTTCGAGCGCCCGCACGAGCTGGACTTCGACCGGCAGCCCAACCCGCACCTGGCCTTCGGCCACGGCCCGCACTACTGCGTGGGCGCGAACTTCGCCCGGATGGAGACCCAGGTGATGCTGCGCAGCCTGCTGGACCGGCTGCCGGGCCTGGAGCTCGCCGTCGCGCCCTCCGAAGTGGAGTGGCGCAAGGGCGAGTTGATCCGGGGGCCACGGGCCCTGCCGGTGCGCTGGTGA